In a genomic window of Gloeocapsopsis dulcis:
- a CDS encoding GH116 family glycosyl hydrolase codes for MENQQHQFPIPPHTWNRPIGLGWDNPYTVRMASNLDDGPWHGMPLGGFGAGCIGRDSRGDFNLWHIDGGEHTFKSIPACQFSVFEQQAKSTPQAFALCTEPPTDNTLAAWQWYPGRGNGVYHARYPRSWFVYENVFQAQLSCEQFSPILAGNYQETSYPVAVFVWTAHNPTNQPLTLSIMLTWQNTVGWFQNAIKNPEIRMRDDGSPVYEYEPCLDSVGNFNRLVAEDNLCACVLERVASDLQDGIGQWAIATTQQPNVEVFYHTRWNPIGNGAEIWHSFTHDGSLPNIENTTPATNKEQVAAAIALRFTLQPGETREIPFAIAWDFPVTEFTPGVKYFRRYTDFFGRGGNNAVAIAQAALQNYQAWQQQIQAWQQPILDREDLPSNFKMALFNELYDLTSGGTLWSAADERDPVGQFAVLECFDYRWYESLDVRLYGSFALLMLWSELEKSVIRAFARAIPQRDDRTRVIGYYYTQGLESPTALRKVAGATPHDLGAPNEHPWEATNYTSYQDCNLWKDLSCDFVLQVYRDFVLTGATDWELLWDCWSAVVQTLTYLKTFDLDQDGIPENSGAPDQTFDDWRLQGVSAYCGGLWLAALEAAIAIGKTLLSYPADHPVSNILASGLDYPSIPETLHIFQSWLARSRPIYQEKLWNGQYYRLDSNSGSDVVMADQLCGQFYVRLLGLPDIVPPECTAQALNTVYDACFVKFHNGQFGAANGLKPDGSPENPNATHPLEVWTGINFGLAAFLMQIGMESEAWRMTQAVVQQVYNNGLQFRTPEAITAQGTFRACHYLRPMAIWAIYGVLTNFQPVIFTRSD; via the coding sequence ATGGAAAATCAGCAACACCAATTCCCAATCCCTCCTCATACTTGGAATCGTCCCATCGGTCTTGGGTGGGACAATCCCTACACTGTCCGTATGGCTAGTAACTTGGATGATGGTCCTTGGCATGGAATGCCATTAGGAGGCTTCGGTGCAGGTTGCATAGGTCGGGATTCGCGTGGCGATTTCAATTTATGGCACATTGATGGTGGCGAGCATACTTTTAAAAGTATTCCTGCGTGTCAATTTAGTGTGTTTGAGCAGCAAGCGAAGTCAACACCACAAGCTTTTGCTTTATGTACAGAACCTCCAACAGATAATACTTTAGCAGCTTGGCAGTGGTATCCAGGGCGTGGAAATGGTGTTTATCACGCGCGGTATCCTCGGAGTTGGTTTGTTTATGAAAATGTTTTTCAAGCACAGCTAAGTTGCGAGCAGTTTTCACCAATTTTGGCAGGGAATTATCAAGAAACGAGCTACCCTGTTGCAGTTTTTGTCTGGACAGCGCATAATCCTACGAATCAGCCACTGACGCTGAGTATCATGCTCACTTGGCAAAATACAGTAGGCTGGTTTCAAAATGCCATCAAAAATCCTGAAATCCGAATGCGCGATGATGGTAGTCCGGTTTATGAGTACGAACCTTGCTTAGATAGTGTTGGTAACTTTAATCGCTTGGTTGCTGAGGATAATCTTTGTGCTTGCGTGTTAGAACGTGTTGCTAGTGATTTGCAAGATGGCATCGGACAGTGGGCGATCGCAACTACGCAACAACCCAATGTAGAAGTTTTCTACCACACGCGCTGGAATCCTATCGGTAATGGTGCAGAAATCTGGCACAGTTTCACGCATGATGGCTCTTTACCTAATATTGAAAATACGACTCCTGCAACCAACAAAGAACAAGTCGCGGCGGCGATTGCCCTCCGGTTTACACTGCAACCAGGGGAAACCCGCGAAATTCCTTTTGCGATCGCTTGGGATTTTCCTGTCACTGAATTTACACCAGGAGTGAAATATTTTCGCCGCTATACCGATTTTTTTGGACGAGGTGGTAATAATGCAGTGGCGATCGCTCAAGCCGCACTGCAAAACTATCAAGCTTGGCAACAGCAAATTCAGGCTTGGCAGCAACCAATTTTAGATCGCGAAGATCTCCCCAGCAATTTTAAAATGGCACTGTTTAACGAACTGTACGACCTGACGAGTGGTGGTACATTGTGGAGTGCAGCGGATGAACGCGATCCTGTTGGTCAATTTGCGGTTTTAGAATGCTTTGATTACCGTTGGTATGAAAGTTTAGACGTCCGGCTGTATGGTTCTTTTGCCTTACTCATGCTATGGTCTGAACTCGAAAAATCAGTAATTCGCGCCTTTGCTAGAGCAATTCCGCAACGCGATGATAGAACTCGTGTGATTGGTTACTATTACACGCAAGGGCTAGAAAGTCCTACGGCTTTACGCAAAGTTGCTGGTGCGACACCCCACGACTTAGGTGCACCGAATGAGCATCCTTGGGAGGCTACTAACTATACAAGTTATCAAGATTGCAACTTGTGGAAAGATTTATCATGTGATTTTGTCTTACAGGTTTACCGCGATTTTGTGCTGACTGGTGCAACAGACTGGGAGTTATTGTGGGATTGTTGGTCAGCAGTTGTGCAAACACTGACTTATTTAAAAACGTTTGACTTAGATCAAGACGGTATTCCAGAAAATTCAGGCGCACCGGATCAAACATTTGATGACTGGCGATTACAAGGTGTGAGTGCTTATTGTGGGGGATTGTGGTTAGCTGCACTAGAAGCTGCGATCGCAATTGGTAAAACTTTACTGAGTTATCCAGCAGATCATCCTGTGAGTAATATTCTAGCTTCTGGGCTTGATTACCCATCGATTCCCGAAACGCTGCATATATTCCAATCTTGGTTAGCGCGATCGCGTCCGATTTATCAGGAAAAACTTTGGAACGGTCAATACTATCGCCTAGATAGCAATAGCGGTTCGGATGTCGTCATGGCAGATCAACTGTGCGGACAATTTTACGTACGGCTACTCGGATTACCTGACATTGTGCCACCCGAATGCACTGCTCAAGCCCTAAACACGGTCTATGATGCTTGCTTTGTGAAATTTCATAATGGTCAATTTGGGGCTGCTAACGGTCTCAAGCCTGATGGTTCGCCAGAAAACCCAAATGCAACGCATCCACTCGAAGTTTGGACAGGAATTAACTTTGGACTTGCAGCGTTTCTGATGCAAATAGGCATGGAATCTGAAGCCTGGCGCATGACACAAGCTGTCGTACAGCAAGTTTACAACAATGGATTACA
- a CDS encoding four-helix bundle copper-binding protein, protein MTHSMQLHQVNQDMQQCIQNCLDCHSVCLNTVTYCLQQGKDHADAKHIALMLDCAEICQTSANFMLRSSALHMRTCGVCAEVCNMCAMDCQRFANDAQMQDCADTCRRCAETCREMSMAAV, encoded by the coding sequence ATGACTCATTCGATGCAGTTACACCAGGTTAACCAAGATATGCAGCAATGTATCCAAAATTGCCTGGATTGCCATAGTGTCTGTCTCAACACAGTGACCTACTGCCTTCAACAAGGTAAAGACCATGCCGATGCTAAACACATTGCCTTGATGCTGGATTGCGCTGAGATCTGTCAGACGAGCGCCAACTTCATGCTCCGAAGCTCTGCTTTGCATATGCGAACCTGCGGGGTTTGTGCCGAAGTGTGCAATATGTGTGCGATGGATTGTCAGCGATTTGCTAACGATGCTCAAATGCAAGATTGTGCCGATACCTGTCGTCGTTGTGCAGAAACTTGTCGAGAAATGTCAATGGCAGCAGTGTAG
- a CDS encoding MBL fold metallo-hydrolase — protein MHIHHLNCGCMCPIGGALFDGFSRSLFSHLVCHCLLIETNQGLVLVDTGFGLRDVQSPYSRLSPFFVQFNNIQFERKYTAIEQIKHLGFSASDVRHIVLTHLDFDHAGGLEDFPEATVHVMQAEIEAAQDRHGFIASRRYRSEQWDEVKRWKYYAAGGEPWYGFEAVRDLAGLPPEILLIPLTGHTRGHAGIAIQTPDGWLLHAGDAYFYRHEMDASNRHCTPGLRAYQWMMEVDRKARLHNQARLHTLSINHRDVRLFCSHDAVEFKTFANYRD, from the coding sequence ATGCATATTCATCATCTTAACTGCGGCTGTATGTGCCCAATCGGTGGAGCACTTTTTGATGGCTTCAGTCGCAGCTTATTTTCTCATCTCGTCTGCCACTGTCTGCTGATTGAGACGAATCAGGGACTTGTTCTGGTTGATACTGGCTTTGGATTGCGTGATGTCCAATCGCCTTACTCGCGACTCAGTCCGTTTTTTGTCCAGTTTAATAATATCCAATTTGAGCGCAAATATACGGCGATCGAACAGATTAAGCATCTGGGATTTTCTGCCAGTGATGTGCGTCACATTGTGCTAACCCACCTCGATTTTGACCATGCTGGCGGTCTGGAAGATTTCCCAGAAGCAACGGTGCATGTTATGCAAGCTGAGATTGAGGCAGCCCAAGATCGGCATGGTTTCATCGCAAGTCGGCGTTATCGATCAGAGCAGTGGGATGAGGTCAAACGCTGGAAATACTATGCGGCAGGGGGCGAACCCTGGTATGGCTTTGAGGCAGTCCGCGACCTCGCTGGATTGCCACCGGAGATTCTGCTGATTCCGTTGACGGGTCACACGCGGGGCCATGCTGGCATTGCCATTCAAACACCGGACGGTTGGCTTTTACATGCAGGCGATGCCTACTTCTACCGACACGAGATGGATGCCTCAAATCGACATTGCACGCCAGGGTTACGAGCTTATCAGTGGATGATGGAGGTAGATCGCAAAGCGCGGCTCCACAATCAAGCGCGGTTACATACGCTATCGATCAATCACCGCGATGTTCGCCTTTTTTGTAGTCACGATGCCGTCGAATTTAAAACGTTTGCCAACTATCGTGACTAA
- a CDS encoding molybdopterin-dependent oxidoreductase: MHQFSSRRRFLELSGLSSMSLLLGGCALSLVEGVVGKTFEPLNQNVESLLFNPQKLIPEFPESDIEPNAFIINTYKFTPIIDPLTFRLVVDGEVNNPLSLSIAEIQQLPHQTMTIRHVCVEGWAAIVQWGGVRLCDLVALAHPKSDVRFVYFESADGYYESWDLASAVHPQTLLADQKNGQPLPIENGAPLRLASPIKLGYKQSKWVTRITLVNQLRRSKGYWEDQGYEWYAGL, translated from the coding sequence ATGCATCAATTTTCATCGCGTCGCCGTTTTTTAGAATTGTCTGGGCTTTCTAGTATGAGTTTACTGCTCGGTGGGTGTGCGCTGAGTTTAGTTGAAGGTGTGGTAGGTAAAACGTTTGAACCACTTAATCAAAACGTCGAGTCTCTACTATTTAATCCCCAAAAGCTGATACCGGAGTTTCCTGAAAGCGATATTGAGCCAAACGCATTTATCATTAATACCTATAAATTTACTCCCATCATCGATCCATTGACGTTTCGATTAGTTGTTGATGGTGAGGTAAATAACCCCTTGAGTCTGAGTATTGCAGAAATTCAGCAGCTACCACATCAGACTATGACAATTCGTCACGTTTGCGTTGAGGGGTGGGCAGCAATTGTCCAATGGGGTGGTGTCCGTCTTTGCGATCTAGTGGCGCTAGCACATCCAAAATCAGATGTGCGCTTTGTTTACTTTGAATCTGCGGATGGCTATTACGAAAGTTGGGATTTAGCTTCTGCGGTTCATCCCCAAACACTACTTGCCGATCAAAAAAATGGACAACCTTTGCCGATTGAAAATGGCGCGCCTTTACGTCTAGCTTCACCAATCAAACTAGGTTACAAGCAAAGTAAGTGGGTAACGCGGATTACGTTAGTTAATCAGCTGCGCCGTTCTAAGGGGTATTGGGAAGATCAAGGTTACGAGTGGTACGCAGGACTTTGA
- a CDS encoding cytochrome b/b6 domain-containing protein, whose protein sequence is MTADSVQGRSHPIPRQRKPAKIFHWVNIISLLLMMTSGLQIYNANPVFGGRNGIPFPPIFLLGGWLAGGRHWHFAAMWLFALNLLWYGVYILMTRRWRHRFISGKDVKALQRTQNQKRRNYAWHRLAYTAIIPILLLAIFTGLGMYKPAQFHWIVDCFGSWQALRIVHFATVPLVVIYAVIHSWLSLKVGGSRLVESMFW, encoded by the coding sequence ATGACTGCTGATTCTGTACAAGGGCGATCGCATCCCATCCCGCGACAAAGGAAACCCGCCAAAATTTTTCATTGGGTCAATATTATTAGCTTGTTATTAATGATGACGAGTGGATTGCAAATATATAATGCAAACCCCGTCTTTGGCGGACGTAACGGTATCCCCTTCCCACCGATATTTTTGCTAGGAGGTTGGCTAGCTGGTGGGAGACACTGGCATTTTGCCGCAATGTGGCTATTTGCACTAAATCTACTATGGTACGGTGTATACATTCTCATGACGCGCCGTTGGCGACATCGGTTTATCAGTGGTAAGGATGTCAAAGCACTTCAGCGCACTCAAAACCAAAAGCGACGCAACTATGCTTGGCATCGCCTTGCTTATACGGCAATTATTCCGATATTGCTGCTAGCGATATTTACAGGCTTAGGGATGTATAAACCTGCTCAATTTCACTGGATTGTCGATTGTTTTGGCAGTTGGCAAGCACTGAGAATCGTTCACTTTGCGACAGTGCCATTAGTAGTTATTTATGCAGTAATTCACTCTTGGTTAAGTCTTAAAGTTGGTGGTTCGCGTTTAGTTGAATCGATGTTTTGGTAA
- the miaB gene encoding tRNA (N6-isopentenyl adenosine(37)-C2)-methylthiotransferase MiaB yields the protein MTTFNRRYHITTFGCQMNKADSERMAGILEDMGFQWSEDPNQADLLLYNTCTIRDNAEQKVYSYLGRQAKRKHEQPELTLVVAGCVAQQEGESLLRRVPELDLVMGPQHANRLQDLLEQVFAGNQIVATEPIHIVEDITKPRRDSTVTAWVNVIYGCNERCTYCVVPNVRGVEQSRTPEAIRVEMTELGRQGFKEVTLLGQNIDAYGRDLPGTTLEGRHLHTLTDLLYYVHDVPGIERLRFATSHPRYFTERLIRACAELPKVCGHFHIPFQSGDNEVLKQMSRGYTQEKYRRIVDTIRRYMPDASISADAIVGFPGETEAQFENTLKLVSDIGFDHLNTAAYSPRPGTPAALWDNQLSEEVKSDRLQRLNHLVAIKASERSERYLGRIEEVLVEDQNPKDPSQVMGRTRGNRLTFFPGNIAELKGMLVQVKITEIRAFSLTGEVVVRQPVTI from the coding sequence ATGACCACTTTTAACCGCCGCTACCACATCACCACTTTTGGTTGCCAGATGAACAAAGCCGACTCAGAACGGATGGCTGGCATCTTAGAAGACATGGGCTTTCAGTGGTCAGAAGACCCAAATCAAGCAGACTTGCTGCTTTACAATACTTGTACCATTCGGGACAATGCTGAGCAGAAGGTTTATTCTTATCTTGGTAGACAAGCAAAGCGCAAACATGAACAACCCGAATTAACTTTAGTCGTTGCTGGATGCGTTGCGCAACAAGAAGGTGAGTCGCTACTAAGAAGAGTACCAGAACTCGATCTAGTAATGGGACCGCAACACGCTAATCGCTTACAAGACTTACTAGAACAAGTTTTCGCAGGAAATCAGATAGTCGCCACCGAACCAATTCACATTGTTGAAGACATTACTAAGCCCCGCCGTGATAGTACTGTAACGGCTTGGGTCAATGTAATTTATGGTTGCAATGAACGGTGTACCTACTGTGTAGTTCCTAACGTACGAGGTGTTGAACAATCGCGAACACCTGAAGCAATTCGAGTGGAGATGACAGAACTAGGTAGGCAAGGTTTCAAAGAAGTAACTTTGCTTGGGCAAAACATTGATGCCTACGGACGCGATTTACCAGGTACGACCCTAGAAGGACGACACTTGCACACACTGACTGACTTGTTGTATTACGTGCATGACGTACCAGGAATTGAACGCCTGCGGTTTGCGACGAGTCATCCGCGTTATTTTACCGAACGCTTGATTCGTGCTTGTGCGGAATTGCCTAAAGTGTGCGGACACTTCCATATTCCTTTTCAATCAGGTGATAACGAAGTCTTGAAACAAATGTCGCGGGGTTACACGCAGGAAAAATATCGACGGATCGTGGATACAATTCGGCGGTATATGCCCGATGCCTCAATTAGTGCGGATGCCATTGTCGGTTTCCCTGGAGAAACGGAAGCACAGTTTGAAAATACACTCAAGCTTGTGTCTGATATTGGTTTTGATCACTTGAATACTGCCGCGTATTCTCCGCGTCCAGGTACGCCAGCAGCTTTGTGGGATAATCAACTCAGTGAAGAAGTTAAAAGCGATCGCCTCCAACGACTCAATCACCTTGTTGCGATTAAAGCATCTGAACGATCCGAACGTTATTTGGGTCGTATTGAAGAAGTACTAGTCGAAGACCAAAATCCCAAAGATCCCTCGCAAGTCATGGGACGCACTCGCGGCAATCGTTTAACTTTCTTTCCAGGTAATATTGCTGAACTTAAAGGTATGCTAGTACAGGTAAAAATTACCGAAATCCGTGCCTTTAGCTTAACGGGTGAAGTAGTGGTGCGACAACCAGTCACAATTTGA
- a CDS encoding D-alanine--D-alanine ligase family protein, protein MNKLRVGLLFGGRSGEHEVSISSARAIAQAISSDQNAQKYELLPFYIQKDGYWLAGEIAQQVLTSGTPLQLNGSNIQLPNPSQTSLPIPTSPYLPVSSSSSSAQVADVDVWFPIIHGPNGEDGTVQGLLQLMQIPYVGSGVLGSAMGMDKIAMKMAFAQAGLPQVKYMTINRAQVWSNPCVFPKLCDQIEATLGYPCFVKPANLGSSVGIAKVRSRSELETALDNAASYDRRLIIEAGVVARELECAVLGNDNPKASVVGEITFESDFYDYETKYTAGKAGFLIPAPVPESVSSAIQEMSLQAFASVDAAGLARVDFFYVEATGEVLINEINTLPGFTATSMYPQMWEKSGVPFTELVDQLIQLALERHS, encoded by the coding sequence ATGAATAAATTGCGGGTAGGATTGTTATTTGGCGGTCGTTCTGGCGAACATGAAGTTTCTATTAGTTCAGCACGGGCGATCGCTCAAGCGATTTCATCAGATCAAAACGCCCAGAAATACGAACTACTGCCGTTTTATATTCAAAAAGATGGGTATTGGCTTGCTGGAGAAATCGCACAGCAAGTTCTCACATCCGGAACTCCTCTACAACTCAATGGATCGAATATCCAACTTCCAAACCCCAGCCAAACATCGCTACCAATTCCGACATCTCCTTATTTACCTGTTTCCTCTTCTTCATCGTCGGCGCAAGTAGCAGATGTAGACGTCTGGTTTCCTATTATTCATGGTCCTAACGGCGAAGATGGTACAGTACAAGGATTGTTGCAATTAATGCAAATTCCCTACGTGGGATCTGGGGTACTAGGGTCTGCGATGGGCATGGATAAAATTGCTATGAAAATGGCATTTGCCCAAGCTGGATTACCACAAGTTAAGTACATGACAATTAACCGCGCTCAAGTGTGGTCAAATCCTTGTGTATTTCCCAAATTGTGCGACCAAATCGAAGCAACACTAGGTTATCCCTGTTTTGTGAAACCAGCAAATTTAGGTTCTTCAGTAGGTATTGCTAAAGTGCGATCGCGTAGTGAATTGGAAACTGCCCTAGATAATGCAGCTAGCTACGATCGACGGTTAATTATCGAAGCAGGAGTTGTTGCTCGCGAACTTGAATGCGCAGTTTTGGGAAACGATAACCCTAAAGCTTCAGTTGTAGGAGAAATTACTTTTGAAAGTGATTTTTACGACTACGAGACAAAATATACTGCAGGAAAAGCAGGCTTCCTAATTCCTGCCCCTGTACCTGAATCTGTTTCTTCTGCAATTCAAGAAATGTCACTCCAAGCTTTTGCATCTGTCGATGCGGCGGGTTTAGCACGAGTTGATTTCTTCTACGTTGAAGCTACTGGAGAAGTTTTGATTAACGAAATTAATACATTACCTGGCTTTACTGCAACAAGTATGTATCCTCAAATGTGGGAAAAAAGTGGTGTTCCCTTCACAGAATTGGTGGATCAACTGATTCAATTGGCGTTAGAACGACATAGTTAG
- a CDS encoding tetratricopeptide repeat protein codes for MTQEFHLCVTCIGHNTYQIQTGQVSDKMLLVEEVVEWDVEDWLIHVEQIITNVATLRDRYDLYANSIALGKQLYAALFTGKIKDSWNTAQHIAQQENVALLLSLEIATANLVSIPWELLYTKDCFLVSDPQIALRINRVQTPSSNGLAQMNWDSLIHKIQSEDESMLEIESADQEWEETFIDDDSDPAYAEDSAVVADIFSQLAASPASTPEKEVSTLSAHKTQMTTQQQVEPPQKILESSVFVALVVGPLMMAIVAIATLLWGHQQPRQIAVSFTPLGLSRLNHRNWQAVSTQELTAIAIARFHQGDFSTAQNLVEELLNRNELHNAKAALDAIPDAKTDTILYLRGRLAWQSSQVEQARHYWEDAVKQKPDSAKYHNALGFAYYAQDNLNQANDAWFQALYLANESPVKPVTSVNYSHSDNNELLTTYAGLALVLNQSAQNQPLNKQAKLVNEAVKLRKKVLAEQPANFQPQQLNRNWLWHQKAVADWRSLLLIKDQ; via the coding sequence GTGACGCAAGAATTTCACCTCTGCGTAACTTGTATTGGACATAATACTTACCAAATACAGACAGGACAAGTATCGGACAAAATGTTACTTGTTGAAGAAGTTGTAGAGTGGGATGTAGAGGATTGGTTAATTCATGTAGAACAGATTATCACAAATGTTGCAACACTGCGCGATCGCTACGACTTATATGCAAACTCGATTGCGTTAGGTAAGCAGCTTTATGCTGCATTATTTACAGGGAAAATCAAAGATAGCTGGAACACAGCACAACACATCGCCCAGCAAGAAAACGTAGCATTACTACTATCATTAGAAATTGCTACTGCCAATTTAGTAAGTATACCTTGGGAACTCCTTTATACAAAAGATTGTTTTTTGGTTAGCGATCCTCAAATTGCGCTGAGGATTAACCGCGTACAAACACCATCTAGCAATGGTTTAGCACAAATGAATTGGGATTCACTCATCCATAAAATTCAATCAGAAGATGAGAGTATGTTGGAGATAGAATCTGCTGACCAAGAGTGGGAAGAAACATTTATAGATGATGACAGCGATCCTGCTTATGCAGAAGATTCAGCCGTCGTTGCAGATATTTTTAGTCAGCTAGCCGCATCACCAGCTTCTACTCCAGAAAAGGAAGTTTCAACATTGTCTGCACACAAGACTCAAATGACGACGCAGCAACAAGTTGAGCCGCCTCAAAAAATCTTAGAAAGCAGCGTTTTTGTCGCCTTGGTAGTTGGACCTTTGATGATGGCAATTGTTGCGATCGCAACTCTGCTGTGGGGACATCAACAACCAAGACAAATTGCCGTATCTTTCACCCCATTAGGATTAAGTCGGTTAAATCACCGCAATTGGCAAGCTGTTAGTACACAAGAACTTACTGCGATCGCAATTGCCAGGTTTCACCAAGGAGATTTCAGCACTGCACAGAATTTGGTAGAAGAACTCCTAAATCGTAACGAGTTACACAATGCCAAGGCAGCACTTGATGCAATTCCCGATGCTAAGACTGATACAATCTTGTATCTCCGAGGGCGTTTAGCATGGCAATCTTCCCAGGTGGAACAAGCGCGTCATTACTGGGAAGATGCCGTCAAGCAAAAGCCTGATTCAGCGAAATATCATAACGCGTTAGGCTTTGCCTACTATGCACAAGACAACTTAAACCAGGCTAATGATGCTTGGTTTCAAGCATTGTACTTAGCTAATGAATCGCCAGTAAAACCAGTAACCAGTGTCAATTATAGCCACAGTGACAATAACGAACTCCTCACGACGTATGCTGGTCTTGCCTTAGTATTAAATCAGTCAGCGCAGAATCAACCGTTGAATAAACAAGCAAAATTAGTAAATGAAGCTGTTAAACTCCGTAAAAAAGTCTTAGCAGAACAGCCAGCAAATTTTCAACCACAGCAGCTCAATCGCAATTGGCTATGGCATCAAAAAGCAGTTGCAGACTGGCGATCGCTACTTCTAATTAAAGATCAGTAG
- a CDS encoding hybrid sensor histidine kinase/response regulator encodes MSKANILIVEDELLVAKDIQNRLTKFGYTVVASASSGSEAIQQATEKHPDVVLMDIRLKGKIDGIEAAHRIYDSLNIPVIYLTANADDSTLERAKKTEPFGYILKPFKEKELKTTIEITLTKHQLEKRLKQSEQWLATVLKSIGDAVITSDAFGVVTFINPVAESLTGWKYEEAYGRDATEIFNITHEVTRQKIDSPVVQVLQKGTTVDISEETLLITKNGTEIPIDDSAAPIRDDKGNITGVVLVFRDITERKQAKEARQKQIEQERLVTQLEKLNQLKDDFLSTVSHELRTPIANMKMAIQMLSVSQNTERSRRYLEILQAECTRETELINDLLDLQRLEIASFPIILTEAIHLNDWLPKVIEPFCNRSEQRQQILQIDIRPNLLPLLSDRASLERVIAELLNNACKYTSANGKIVLSVEQCSQLPENTTSSIDATNIEVSPVIKTIFRIRNQAEIAVEQLPRIFEKFYRVPQSDRWQQGGTGLGLALVQKLVEHLQGTIHVTSNQGWTTFTVTLSSEQQTMHCKS; translated from the coding sequence ATGAGTAAGGCAAATATCCTAATTGTAGAAGACGAGCTTCTCGTTGCCAAGGATATACAAAATCGGCTAACTAAATTTGGATACACTGTTGTTGCTAGTGCCTCATCTGGAAGCGAAGCAATTCAGCAGGCAACAGAAAAACATCCTGATGTGGTTCTGATGGATATTCGCCTTAAAGGAAAAATTGACGGGATTGAAGCCGCACATCGAATTTATGATAGTTTAAATATTCCTGTCATCTATTTAACAGCTAATGCTGATGACAGTACATTAGAACGAGCTAAGAAAACCGAACCTTTCGGCTATATTTTAAAACCTTTTAAAGAGAAAGAATTAAAAACAACTATTGAAATTACCCTAACAAAGCATCAACTTGAAAAAAGGCTCAAACAAAGCGAACAGTGGTTAGCCACGGTACTCAAAAGTATTGGAGATGCTGTTATTACTAGCGATGCTTTTGGTGTTGTCACTTTTATAAATCCTGTAGCAGAATCTCTCACAGGTTGGAAATATGAGGAAGCCTACGGTAGAGATGCAACAGAAATATTTAACATTACTCATGAAGTAACTCGTCAAAAAATAGATAGCCCTGTTGTACAAGTTTTGCAAAAAGGAACAACAGTTGATATTAGTGAAGAAACACTTCTTATTACTAAAAATGGTACTGAGATTCCAATTGATGATAGTGCGGCACCTATACGAGATGATAAAGGAAATATTACTGGAGTAGTATTAGTCTTTCGTGATATTACTGAACGTAAGCAAGCAAAAGAAGCTCGTCAAAAGCAAATTGAGCAAGAAAGACTTGTTACTCAGTTAGAAAAACTTAATCAACTCAAAGATGATTTTTTGAGTACAGTTTCTCATGAATTGCGTACCCCAATCGCTAATATGAAAATGGCAATTCAAATGCTGTCTGTTTCCCAAAATACAGAGCGTAGTCGGCGATATTTAGAGATTTTACAAGCAGAATGCACGAGAGAAACAGAACTCATTAATGACTTGCTTGACTTACAAAGGCTAGAAATAGCATCTTTTCCCATCATACTAACAGAAGCAATTCATTTAAATGATTGGTTGCCAAAAGTTATAGAGCCGTTTTGTAACCGCAGCGAACAACGTCAACAAATCTTACAAATTGATATACGCCCTAATTTATTGCCGTTGCTTTCTGACCGTGCTAGCTTAGAGAGGGTTATAGCTGAGCTGCTTAATAATGCCTGTAAATATACCTCAGCTAATGGCAAAATTGTGTTAAGTGTTGAGCAATGTAGTCAATTGCCAGAAAATACGACAAGTTCTATAGACGCTACAAATATAGAAGTATCACCGGTAATAAAAACAATTTTTAGGATTAGAAATCAAGCAGAAATAGCTGTAGAGCAGTTACCACGAATTTTTGAGAAATTTTATCGCGTTCCTCAAAGCGATCGCTGGCAACAAGGTGGTACAGGTTTAGGACTTGCTTTAGTTCAAAAGCTTGTCGAACATCTGCAAGGAACAATTCATGTGACTAGTAATCAAGGGTGGACAACATTTACTGTCACTTTAAGTAGCGAACAGCAAACAATGCACTGTAAATCTTAA